A section of the Engystomops pustulosus chromosome 3, aEngPut4.maternal, whole genome shotgun sequence genome encodes:
- the LOC140122639 gene encoding bis(5'-adenosyl)-triphosphatase enpp4-like, with translation MYMLVVALVYAAIVDSGSSSVPQLILVSFDGFRADYLLNYSFPNLQELIDDGVLVREVKNVFITKTFPNHYSIVTGLYAESHGIVANSMYDKSNNKTFRLDDDKSTNDPGWWNEATPIWVTNERAGRRSGAAMWPGADVTIQNLTLKDSLRYNSSLSFEERVDHITAWFTRADNPINFATLYFEEPDKSGHLFGPENKSKMSQVLGVIDKKVGYLVAQLKKFKLWYTVNVIITSDHGMAQCSPDRVIVLDKCIGRGNYTLVDVTPVAAILPLEDKNLVYNLLKNCSDHMKVYLKEDIPDDYHYKHNSRIQPIILVADEGWTIAQNESSPITLGNHGYNNSLRSMHPFLAAHGPAFIEKSKIDTINSVDIYPMMCTILGLQPEPNNGTLSSTKCLLAKQWCLHVADIITIVLGGIVVLILIVLVIAMIRHNSFPSAGECMHMLFKGGDYNSIG, from the exons CTGGTCTATGCAGCCATAGTGGACTCTGGTAGTAGTTCTGTACCCCAGTTAATCCTTGTGTCCTTTGATGGATTCAGAGCAGACTATTTGTTGAACTATTCCTTCCCCAACCTCCAAGAACTCATTGATGATGGCGTCCTGGTAAGAGAAGTCAAGAATGTCTTCATCACAAAGACTTTCCCGAATCATTATTCCATAGTGACTGGACTGTATGCCGAGAGCCACGGGATTGTAGCCAACTCCATGTACGACAAATCCAACAACAAGACCTTCAGACTAGATGATGATAAGTCTACTAATGACCCAGGGTGGTGGAATGAAGCCACTCCTATCTGGGTGACCAACGAACGTGCCGGACGGAGGAGTGGTGCTGCCATGTGGCCGGGGGCAGACGTGACTATCCAGAACCTCACCCTCAAAGACTCTTTACGCTATAATTCCTCATTATCCTTTGAAGAACGAGTAGATCACATCACCGCATGGTTCACCAGGGCGGACAACCCCATCAATTTTGCAACATTGTACTTTGAAGAACCTGATAAGAGCGGACATCTATTTGGACCTGAAAACAAATCAAAGATGTCTCAAGTCTTGGGCGTCATTGACAAGAAAGTAGGGTACTTGGTGGCCCAGCTTAAAAAGTTCAAGCTGTGGTACACGGTCAATGTAATAATCACCAGTGACCATGGGATGGCCCAGTGCTCGCCCGATAGAGTCATCGTCTTGGATAAGTGCATTGGTCGGGGGAATTACACACTGGTGGACGTTACTCCGGTTGCAGCAATATTGCCTCTTGAAG ATAAAAACCTGGTTTACAACCTGCTGAAAAACTGCAGCGATCACATGAAGGTCTACCTGAAAGAGGACATCCCGGATGACTACCACTACAAGCACAACAGCCGCATCCAGCCCATAATCCTGGTTGCTGACGAGGGCTGGACCATAGCGCAGAATGAGTCCTCCCCTATAACAT TGGGGAACCACGGCTATAACAACAGCCTGCGCAGCATGCACCCCTTCCTGGCAGCGCATGGACCGGCCTTCATCGAGAAGAGCAAGATCGACACCATAAACAGTGTAGACATCTACCCCATGATGTGCACGATCCTCGGCTTACAACCCGAACCCAACAACGGCACCCTGTCCAGCACCAAGTGCCTGCTGGCCAAACAGTGGTGCCTCCACGTAGCCGATATCATTACCATCGTCCTGGGCGGGATCGTGGTCCTTATCCTCATCGTACTAGTCATCGCCATGATCCGGCACAATAGTTTTCCCTCGGCGGGCGAGTGCATGCACATGCTGTTCAAGGGCGGTGACTACAATTCCATTGGCTGA